From a single Chlorocebus sabaeus isolate Y175 chromosome X, mChlSab1.0.hap1, whole genome shotgun sequence genomic region:
- the LOC119618111 gene encoding thymosin beta-15A-like — protein sequence MSDKPDLSEVEKFDRSKLKKTNTEEKNTLPSKETIQQEKECIETS from the exons ATGAGTGATAAACCAGACTTGTCGGAAGTGGAGAAGTTTGACAGGTCAAAACTGAAGAAAACtaatactgaagaaaaaaatactcttCCCTCAAAGGAAA ctaTCCAGCAGGAGAAAGAGTGTATTGAAACATCATAA